The following coding sequences are from one Rhineura floridana isolate rRhiFlo1 chromosome 2, rRhiFlo1.hap2, whole genome shotgun sequence window:
- the UBXN4 gene encoding UBX domain-containing protein 4 isoform X2, with translation MLWFPGTIPAAIAASKQRSAIFVVFVKGDDEQSIEMAASWENEKVTETATDGFIAIKIDTQSFFIGDNGVPLEVIAGSVSADELITRIHKVKQMHILKSEALESSVSSPSSLNGITEDSQSQTAEPVEVQPERQSVTSAAEVNFGQTNEENDRRVESQTTNDLTAKVERVTKKLEERREEKKKEEEQKEIKKEIERRKSGKDMLEYKRKQEEKLTKRILEERNREKAEERAARERIRQQIAMDRAERAARFARSKEEAEAVKAAAVQAKQAEMEARKEASQRERSAIARIQFRLPDGSSFTNSFPSDAPLEEARQFAAQTVGNAYGNFSLATMFPKREFTKDDYGKKLLDLELAPSASVVLLPAGRSASAVVQTSSGDFWRFLGTILYPLIAVWRFISNFLFASPPPSQPTARAHQQDPSDSSASNTAESSRQAVRKRVLEKRGEEFKKEGKIYRLRTQDDGEDDNNTWNGNSTQQM, from the exons GGGATGATGAACAGTCCATAGAGATGGCTGCCAGCTGGGAGAATGAGAAAGTGACTGAGACAGCAACAGACGGCtttatagctattaaaattgATACCCAAAG TTTCTTTATAGGAGACAATGGAGTCCCCTTAGAAGTGATTGCTGGCAGCGTTTCTGCAGATGAACTTATTACAAGAATTCATAAAGTCAAGCAG ATGCACATACTAAAAAGCGAAGCATTGGAAAGTTCTGTGTCATCTCCCTCATCTTTAAATGGCATCACAGAAGACTCTCAATCCCAAACAGCCGAGCCTGTTGAAGTGCAGCCTGAAAGGCAGAGTGTAACCTCAGCTG CTGAAGTAAATTTTGGACAGACAAATGAGGAAAATGACAGAAGGGTGGAATCGCAGACCACCAATGACCTTACAGCCAAAGTAGAAAG AGTGACAAAAAAGCTTGAagaaagaagagaagaaaaaaagaaagaggaagaacAG AAGGAAATCAAGAAAGAAATTGAAAGAAGAAAAAGTGGGAAAGATATGTTGGAGTATAAAAGGAAACAGGAAGAAAAGCTTACAAAACGAATCCTGGAAGAAAGGAATAGAGAAAAAGCTGAAGAGAGAGCTGCTAGAGAACGCATCAGACAGCAGATTGCAATG GATCGTGCTGAAAGAGCAGCTCGTTTTGCAAGGTCAAAGGAAGAAGCAGAAGCTGTAAAAGCTGCTGCTGTCCAAGCCAAGCAGGCAGAAATGGAAGCCAGGAAGGAAGCatcccagagagagagaag TGCTATAGCAAGAATTCAGTTTCGCCTTCCAGATGGATCTTCTTTTACAAATAGTTTCCCTTCAGATGCCCCACTGGAAGAAGCTCGACAGTTTGCTGCACAG ACAGTTGGCAACGCATATGGCAATTTCTCATTGGCGACAATGTTCCCCAAGAGGGAATTTACCAAAGATGATTATGGGAAAAAATTATTGGACCTGGAACTTGCCCCAAGTGCTTCAGTAGTATTGTTGCCG GCAGGAAGGTCAGCTTCAGCAGTTGTCCAGACTTCCAGTGGAGATTTCTGGAGATTCCTCGGCACAATCCTTTATCCGCTCATAGCTGTTTGGCGATTTATTAGCAACTTCTTGTTTGccagccctcctccttcccagccTACTGCAAGAGCTCATCAGCAGGACCCCTCAGACTCTTCAGCATCTAACACTGCAGAATCAAGCAG ACAAGCAGTCAGGAAACGAGTATTGGAAAAGCGGGGTGAAGAAttcaaaaaagaaggcaaaatctataGACTGAGAACTCAGGATGATGGAGAAGATGATAACAATACTTGGAATGGAAATTCAACCCAACAAATGTAG
- the UBXN4 gene encoding UBX domain-containing protein 4 isoform X1, which produces MLWFPGTIPAAIAASKQRSAIFVVFVKGDDEQSIEMAASWENEKVTETATDGFIAIKIDTQSEACLQFSQIYPVVCIPSSFFIGDNGVPLEVIAGSVSADELITRIHKVKQMHILKSEALESSVSSPSSLNGITEDSQSQTAEPVEVQPERQSVTSAAEVNFGQTNEENDRRVESQTTNDLTAKVERVTKKLEERREEKKKEEEQKEIKKEIERRKSGKDMLEYKRKQEEKLTKRILEERNREKAEERAARERIRQQIAMDRAERAARFARSKEEAEAVKAAAVQAKQAEMEARKEASQRERSAIARIQFRLPDGSSFTNSFPSDAPLEEARQFAAQTVGNAYGNFSLATMFPKREFTKDDYGKKLLDLELAPSASVVLLPAGRSASAVVQTSSGDFWRFLGTILYPLIAVWRFISNFLFASPPPSQPTARAHQQDPSDSSASNTAESSRQAVRKRVLEKRGEEFKKEGKIYRLRTQDDGEDDNNTWNGNSTQQM; this is translated from the exons GGGATGATGAACAGTCCATAGAGATGGCTGCCAGCTGGGAGAATGAGAAAGTGACTGAGACAGCAACAGACGGCtttatagctattaaaattgATACCCAAAG TGAAGCCTGCTTGCAGTTCTCACAAATCT ATCCCGTTGTGTGCATTCCATCCAGTTTCTTTATAGGAGACAATGGAGTCCCCTTAGAAGTGATTGCTGGCAGCGTTTCTGCAGATGAACTTATTACAAGAATTCATAAAGTCAAGCAG ATGCACATACTAAAAAGCGAAGCATTGGAAAGTTCTGTGTCATCTCCCTCATCTTTAAATGGCATCACAGAAGACTCTCAATCCCAAACAGCCGAGCCTGTTGAAGTGCAGCCTGAAAGGCAGAGTGTAACCTCAGCTG CTGAAGTAAATTTTGGACAGACAAATGAGGAAAATGACAGAAGGGTGGAATCGCAGACCACCAATGACCTTACAGCCAAAGTAGAAAG AGTGACAAAAAAGCTTGAagaaagaagagaagaaaaaaagaaagaggaagaacAG AAGGAAATCAAGAAAGAAATTGAAAGAAGAAAAAGTGGGAAAGATATGTTGGAGTATAAAAGGAAACAGGAAGAAAAGCTTACAAAACGAATCCTGGAAGAAAGGAATAGAGAAAAAGCTGAAGAGAGAGCTGCTAGAGAACGCATCAGACAGCAGATTGCAATG GATCGTGCTGAAAGAGCAGCTCGTTTTGCAAGGTCAAAGGAAGAAGCAGAAGCTGTAAAAGCTGCTGCTGTCCAAGCCAAGCAGGCAGAAATGGAAGCCAGGAAGGAAGCatcccagagagagagaag TGCTATAGCAAGAATTCAGTTTCGCCTTCCAGATGGATCTTCTTTTACAAATAGTTTCCCTTCAGATGCCCCACTGGAAGAAGCTCGACAGTTTGCTGCACAG ACAGTTGGCAACGCATATGGCAATTTCTCATTGGCGACAATGTTCCCCAAGAGGGAATTTACCAAAGATGATTATGGGAAAAAATTATTGGACCTGGAACTTGCCCCAAGTGCTTCAGTAGTATTGTTGCCG GCAGGAAGGTCAGCTTCAGCAGTTGTCCAGACTTCCAGTGGAGATTTCTGGAGATTCCTCGGCACAATCCTTTATCCGCTCATAGCTGTTTGGCGATTTATTAGCAACTTCTTGTTTGccagccctcctccttcccagccTACTGCAAGAGCTCATCAGCAGGACCCCTCAGACTCTTCAGCATCTAACACTGCAGAATCAAGCAG ACAAGCAGTCAGGAAACGAGTATTGGAAAAGCGGGGTGAAGAAttcaaaaaagaaggcaaaatctataGACTGAGAACTCAGGATGATGGAGAAGATGATAACAATACTTGGAATGGAAATTCAACCCAACAAATGTAG